The sequence ACGTCCAGGCAGATCGGCTGCCGGGCCGAGCTTCAGGCGGATGAAGTCCGCTTCGTCCGCCACTGTCTGCTGCGTGAAGGTCTTCGCGCCGATCAGCTGGTAGCCGGGAAGCTCGGTCGCGACGGGCCGCGGCGCGGTGCTGGTGTTGGTGATCAGCAGCTGCACGGTGTTCGCGTGGCGCGCCGCGTGTACCCACAGGGCAGGGTCACTGGAACGGATGGTGAGCGCTTCTCCACGGTAGTGCCTGAGCTGCTGAAAGGCGTACAGCGTCGGGCGGGGAATGCCGGCCAGGTCGACCAGGCCATGGTTGCCGGCGGCGATGATGGCGAAGTAGCTGCTGACGTCCGCGCCCGCGTCCGCGAGGCGCAGGGTCGTCTCGGCGGCCCACAGTGCGGCGACCTGATCGGCGAGGTGGGGGCCCTGCGAGCGCCATGAGAGGCTGTACTCGGTCACGCCCAGCTGATAGTCGCGCTGGTGCCCGAGGGGGTTGCGCTGCGGGTCGCGCAGGAGTTCGCGAACCTGGTCCACGCGCGCGCTCACGTCGGGCGCGGTCGCGAGAGCCACTTCGTCGGCCGCGGACCCGTCGGTGGGGTACTCGTGCCAGGTGACGAGATCCACGACGTCCCCACACGCGCGGATGAACCGCTCAAGGTAGTTCATGGCGGAGCCAGTCCCCTTGGACGTGGCGGGCCCGGCGATTTTTGCGCCGGGGTCGGCTTTCAGGATGGCTTCGCGCTGGGCGCGGAACACCTGGCAGTACTTCTCGGGAGTCCAGCTGGGGTCGCCGCGGTTGGTGGCGTACAGGTCGGGTTCGTTGCCGATCTCCCAGTATGCGACGTTCAGGCCGATGTCCCTGGCGGTTCGGGCGGCCTGCCCGGCGTCTTCCGGGCGGTTGCGCGCTTCGGCGCGGGTGGCGAACACGCGCGTCTGCACGATGGCTTTGGTATTCGTGCCCGTGAGGGCGAGGCTGACTTTGTAGTTGCGCAGGCTCTGCTCGGTCAGGTCGTGGTCGTCGCCGACGTTCCCCCCGGGAAAACGGATGGATGTGGGCGCCACGGAACGCACGGCGTCAAGCGCCTCGACGAGCGGCATCTGCCAGCTGGTGTTGAAGCCGTTTACCGCCAGGGCCGCGATGGGCCTCGCCTCGCCGGTGAGGGTGAGGGTAGCGGGCGCCGTGCTCGTGGCGCCGGCCATGCCGAGCATGAGGAGGAGCGCGAGGCGTTTCACGTCACCCTTTGAGTGACCCGGAAGTGAGCCCCTCGATCAACTGTCGTGAGGCGAACGCGAAGATCACCAGCAGCGGCAGCACGGTCAGGGCCACGCCGACCATCAGTGCGCCCCAGTCGGTGTTCGCGACGGCCTGAAGACTGCGGATCAGGAGCGGCGCGGTGTAGGTTTCCGCGGAACGGAAGATGATGAGCGGTCCGACGAAGCTGTTCCACGAGCCGATGAAGGTGATCATCCCGAGCGTGCCGAGGGCCGGACCGCACAGGGGCAAAATGATGCGGCGGTAGATACCGAATTCACTGGCCCCGTCGATACGGCCTGCCTCCATCAGTTCTTTCGGTATGGCACTCCCGATGTACTGGCGCATCAGGAAGATGCCGAATGCGCCGGCCATGCCAGGCACCCACAGTGCACGGGGCGTGTCGATCCAGCCGATCGCCTGCATGATCAGCGCGAACGGCACGATATTCAGCGCAGTGGGGATCAGCAGCGTCGCCAGCACGATCGCGAACAGGAACTCGCGGCCCTTGAAGGTGTACATCGCGAAGGCGAGCCCGGCGAGGGAGCAGAAGAATAGGGTCGTGACGGTGGTCATGATGGCCAGGTACAGGCTGTTCCAGAGTCCTCGCCAGAACGGGACGCGTTCAATGAGGTTGTTGTAGTTGATGGTGGCGTTGTCCCCGAACCAGATGGGCGGTGGGATGTGGAAGATTTCGGAGCGGTCGTGCGTGGCGAACACGAACATGAAGTAGAAGGGCGCGAGGGTGAGGAGCGCGCCGAGCGCGAGGAGCAGGTACGCGCCGCCGCGGGTGAGCGGGCGGGTGCCGCTGACGCGCCTGCGGTGACGGGTCGTGGCATTGGTCTTGGCGTTGGGCGTGGATATGGCCATTTCAGTCCTTC is a genomic window of Deinococcus malanensis containing:
- a CDS encoding GH39 family glycosyl hydrolase, with translation MKRLALLLMLGMAGATSTAPATLTLTGEARPIAALAVNGFNTSWQMPLVEALDAVRSVAPTSIRFPGGNVGDDHDLTEQSLRNYKVSLALTGTNTKAIVQTRVFATRAEARNRPEDAGQAARTARDIGLNVAYWEIGNEPDLYATNRGDPSWTPEKYCQVFRAQREAILKADPGAKIAGPATSKGTGSAMNYLERFIRACGDVVDLVTWHEYPTDGSAADEVALATAPDVSARVDQVRELLRDPQRNPLGHQRDYQLGVTEYSLSWRSQGPHLADQVAALWAAETTLRLADAGADVSSYFAIIAAGNHGLVDLAGIPRPTLYAFQQLRHYRGEALTIRSSDPALWVHAARHANTVQLLITNTSTAPRPVATELPGYQLIGAKTFTQQTVADEADFIRLKLGPAADLPGRSLTRLAYKRLP
- a CDS encoding carbohydrate ABC transporter permease, whose protein sequence is MAISTPNAKTNATTRHRRRVSGTRPLTRGGAYLLLALGALLTLAPFYFMFVFATHDRSEIFHIPPPIWFGDNATINYNNLIERVPFWRGLWNSLYLAIMTTVTTLFFCSLAGLAFAMYTFKGREFLFAIVLATLLIPTALNIVPFALIMQAIGWIDTPRALWVPGMAGAFGIFLMRQYIGSAIPKELMEAGRIDGASEFGIYRRIILPLCGPALGTLGMITFIGSWNSFVGPLIIFRSAETYTAPLLIRSLQAVANTDWGALMVGVALTVLPLLVIFAFASRQLIEGLTSGSLKG